In Streptomyces erythrochromogenes, the DNA window ACCCGCTGATCGTGCTGCCCACCAGCTGGGGCATGCCGCAGATCGAATACATCGCCCAGGCCAAGAAGCTCGCCGACTCCGGCTACGTCGTGGTCAGTTACACCTCCCGCGGCTTCTGGCTCTCCGGCGGGCAGATCGAGGTGGCCGGGCCGCCGGACGTCGCCGACGTATCCGCCGTCATCGACTGGGCCCTCGCCCACACCCCCGCCGACGCGGACCGCATCGGCCTGGGCGGGGTCTCCTACGGCGCGGGCATCAGCCTGCTGGCCTCGGCACACGACCCGCGCGTCAAGGCCGTGGTCGCGATGAGCGGCTGGGCCGACCTCATCGAGTCCATCTACTCGGGCCGCACCCAGCACCGCCAGGCCGCCGGGCTGCTCGGCGCCGCCGGCTACCTCACCGGCCGCCCCGGACCCGAACTCCAGTCGATCCTGGGCGACTTCCTCGGATCCCGGCTGGACCGCGAACAGCAGATGATCGAGTGGGGCAGGAAGCGCTCGGCCGCCGAGCAGGTGGACCGGATCAACGCCAACGGCACCGCGATCATGCTCGGCAACGCCTGGGGCGACACGGTCTTCCCGCCCAACCAGTACGCGAAGTTCTACGAGCGGCTGACCGGCCCCAAGCGGCTGGAATTCCGCCCGGGAGACCACGCCACCGCCGAGGGCACCGGCCTGCTCGGACTGCCCAACGACACCTGGACCAACGCCCACCGCTGGTTCGACCGCTACCTCAAGGGCGAGCGCAACGGCGTCGACACCGAGGCCCCGGTGCAGGTCAAGTCCCGCAGCGAAGGCGGCTACGAGGGCTACGCGGACTGGGCCTCGGTCGGCTCCGGCGGCACCGAGAAGCTCGCGCTCTCCGACAGCGAGCACCTCTTCGCGAACGTCGACTCCGGGGCCAACGGCGGCATCGTGCTCCTCTCCAGCGTCTTCGACCAGTTCTTCAAGGCGCCCCCGGTCGCCTCGATCCCGCTGCTCCCCCGCTCCTTCGCCGCCGTCTGGCAGTCCGGACGCTACGACGAGGCCCGCCGGATCCGCGGCACCGTCAGGCTGCACACCACCGTCACGCCCACCAAGGGCGACGGCACCTTCGTCGCGTACCTCTACGACGTCGGCCCGCTCGGCATCGGCAAGCTGGTCAGCAACGCCCCGTACACCTTCCACGGCAAGACCCCGGGGCGGGCCTTCGGCGTGGACCTGGAGCTCTTCTCGACCGCCTACGACGTGCCCGCGGGCCACCGGCTCGCCCTCGTCGTCGACACCGTCGACCCGCTCTACATCGAGCACAACCCCACCGGCGCGCAGCTGGCCTTCTCCTCGCCGCCGGGCGACCCCAGCTACGTCGCGGTGCCGCTGCGCGAGCAGTGATCCACGGCGGCGGCCGGACCGGGACGGCCCCGCTCCGGACCCTCAGTGTTTGAGGATCTTGGAGAGGAAGTCCTTGGCCCGGTCGCTCTCGGGGGCGGTGAAGAACTCCTCCGGGGTGCGGTCCTCGACGATCCGGCCGTCGGCCATGAACAGCACGCGGTTGGCCGCGGAGCGGGCGAAGCCCATCTCGTGCGTGACCACGACCATGGTCATGCCCTCCCGGGCGAGCTGCTGCATGACCTCCAGCACCTCGTTGATCATCTCCGGGTCCAGTGCGGAGGTGGGCTCGTCGAAGAGCAGGGCCTTGGGGTCCATGGCGAGGGCTCGGGCGATGGCCACGCGCTGCTGCTGGCCGCCGGAGAGCTGGGCAGGGAACTTGTCGGCCTGGTCGGCGAGGCCGACGCGGTCCAGGAGCTCGCGGGAGCGCCGGTCCGCCTCGCGCTTCGACCGCCCGCGGACCTTGACCTGCGCGAGCGAGAGGTTGGCCAGGACGGTCTTGTGCGCGAAGAGGTTGAAGGACTGGAAGACCATCCCCACCTCGGCGCGCAGCCGGGCCAGGTCCTTGCCCTCGGCGGGCAGCGGCTCCCCGTCGATCAGGATCGTGCCCGACTCGACGGGCTCCAGCCGGTTGATCGCCCGGCACAGGGTGGACTTCCCGGAGCCGGAGGGCCCGATGACCACCACCACCTCCCCGCGGCCGACGGTGAGGCTGATGTCCCGCAGCACGTGCAGCGGTCCGAAGTGCTTGTTGACGTCCCGCAGCTCGATCAACGGATCGACGGCCATGCGCTGCCCTGCCCACTCGGTGTCGGATGCCGGTCAGCGCAAACTATCCAGCCGCGGAAGGGCACTTCGCCGCGACACGCCGCCCGCCCCGGAGCCGCGGCGCGCGCGGGGGCGCGCGGGGGCACAGGGGCCGCGGGGGCGTCAGCCCTCGGAGGCCTCCGCGTACGCCTGGCTGAGCTCGGGGGAACCGGTCATCGCCCAGGACACCCCCGACTCGATCACGTTCAGCTCCCGGCCCGAGACCAGGCGGATCACCGGCTGGCCGTTGGGCCACACCTGCCAGGCGGTCCCCGGGATGGTCCGGACGATCACGGTGCCGAGGTAGAAGCCCGCGTCGTTGCCGAGCCAGGGCACCACCTCGGGGTCCCGCCGCCAGCGGGGCATCAGCTGGTCGAGGGCCTCCAACGAGGCCGGGCTCCCGTCGAGTTCGAGCCCGGCCGCCCGTGCCTGGACCCGCAGCATCTCGCACTCCGAGAACATCTCGGCGACGCCCTCGGGGTCGTCCACGAGGGCGGCGGCGAGCCCCGCACCCCGTTCCGTTTCACGCCGGTTCAGCCAGTTGTCCAGGAAAGGGATGTTCATACCGCCCAGCGTCGCACCAGGATCCTCCGCTGGCCACAGGGCGCGCCTGCAAAGGCCCCCGGCCTACCGGTCGAGGTCGAGGTCGACGACGACGGGTGCGTGGTCGGAGGCGCCCTTGCCCTTGCGCTCCTCGCGGTCGACGTAGGCGTCGGTGACGGCCTTGGTGAAGGGCTCGTTGCCGTAGACCAGGTCGATGCGCATGCCCTTGTTCTTGGGGAAGGCGAGCATCCGGTAGTCCCAGAAGGTGTACGGACGGTCGTACTTCAGCGCGCGCGGGAAGACGTCCGAGAGGCCGACGGCGCGCAGCGCCTCCAGGGCGGCCCGCTCGGCCGGGGTGACGTGGGTGAGGCCGGCGAAGACGGCCGGGTCGTACACGTCCTCGTCGGTCGGGGCCACGTTGAAGTCGCCGAGCACGGCGAAGGGGCGCGGGCCGGCCGCGTCCTCGGCGACGGCCGTGGCCAGGGAGCGGAACCAGTCCAGCTTGTAGCCGTAGTGGTCGTGCTCGACCTCGCGGCCGTTGGGCACGTACACCGACCAGACCCGGACCCCGCCGCAGGTGGCGGAGATCGCCCGGGGCTCCTGGACGCCCTCGTAGTCGGGGCCGCCGGGCAGCCCCGTGACCACGTCGTCCAGGCCGACCTTGGAGAGCAGGGCCACGCCGTTCCAGCGGCCGGTGGCGTTGACGGCCGCCTCGTAGCCCAGCTCGCGCAGCTGCTCGTGCGGGAACTGCTCCGCCGAGCACTTGGTCTCCTGGATGCACACGACATCGGTGCCGGAGCTCTCCAACCAGGCCAGCAGGCGCGGCAGCCGGGCGGTGATGGAGTTGACGTTGTAGGTGGCGATACGCATGCCTGCCAACCTACCGCCCGGCACCGACAGCGACCGTGCGACGGCTCGTCCCGGCCGCCACAGCCCGGCCGTCACAGCTCGGCGCTGTCCCCCGCGGCGAGCCGCCCGTGGTCGGTGCCGCCCAGCTTGTCCAGGGCGAAGTCGTAGATCGGACGGGCGATGTCGGCGAGGTAGGCGTCGTGGATGTCGAGGGCACGGCGCGGCCCCACCTCGCGGAGGTAGTCGATCACCTCGGAGACCTTGTTCCAGGGTGCGTGGACCGGCACCATCAGGGTCTCCACCGGGACCCCGGGCACGGTCAGCGCGTCGCCGGGGTGGAAGAGGGATCCCTCGACGAGGTAGCCGACGTTCGTGACCCGCGGGATGTCCGGGTGGATCACGGCGTGCAGCTCGCCGTGCACCTGCACCTCGAAACCCGCGGCGGTGAAGGCGTCGCCGTGGCCGACCGTGTGCACCCGGCCCGGGTAGGCGGGGGCGAGCCGCTCGGCGACGCTGCGCAGGGTCCACAGCCCGGCCGCCGGATTCGCGTCGAGGGCGGCCCGCAGCCGGCCCTCGTCGAAGTGGTCGGGGTGTTCGTGCGTGACCAGCAGGGCGTCCGCCCCCAGGCCCGCGTCCGGTTCGCTGAAGGCGCCCGGGTCGATGACGAGCGTGTGCCCGTCCTTCTCCAACTGGACGCAGGAGTGCAGCCGCTTGGTGAGCTTCATGATCCCAGGCTAGGGGGTGGCGCGTTCGGAGGCCGGCGTTCAGGGGGTGGTCGTGGAGACCACGTAGACCTTGGGGTGCTCGGGGTCCGTGAGGTCCACCGTGATGTCCCGGCTGGGGCGCGGGTCGGCCTGCTCCAGGCTGGTCCCGTACCAGGTGGCGCGGGGGCTCCAGCTCCAGCCCGCGACCTCGGAGTCGTGGGGCGAGATGGTGACGTCCCCGGCGACCAGCTCGGCGCGGCTGGTGCCGACGGAGGCGAGGAAGGCGTCCAGGTCGGCCGGGGTCACCGCGAACTGCGTGAAGAGCCGGCTGGTGCGCCAGTTGTTGGTCTCCAGGAACCCGACCTTCCAGGCCTTCGCCGGGATAGGCACCTCGTAGATGCTGCGCTGCACCTTGGAGGGCCAGCCGGGGCGCACCTCGGACGCGCCGACCTTGGCCGCCTTGTCGCGGCCGCTCTCGCGGCTCTGCTGGGTGGAGATGGCGAGGTAGCCCGCGGGTACGCCGATCAGCAGCAGGATGATGATCGCGGTGATCCAGCGGCGCTTGACGACGTGCCGGCGGTCCTCGGGGGTGGGCGGGGGCGTACCGCCCTCGTCGGGGGCGGAGGCCTGGTGGGGCAGGGTGGGCGGGTTCACGACTGGTCCTGGTCCTCGGATGCGGCGGTCTCGCGCCTGCGGCCCAGCTGGCCCAGCTGCGCGTAGCGCTCGTAGCGCTCGACCCGTCGGCGGGTGGCGCGGCGGAAGCGCCGGGCGACGAGCCGGGCGAGGTCGGCGGCGCCGACCATGCCCGCCTCGGGGCCGAGCTGGGCCTTGGCGATACGGGCCTCGGGGCGGTAGCCGCGGCCGGTGAGGTGGCGGCGGAAGGCGTCCCGGGCGGGGCCGATCAGCAGGTCGTCGGCGGCGCTGACGCCGCCGCCGATGACGAAGCAGGACGGGTCGAGGGCGGCGGCGAGGTTGGCGATGCCGACGCCGAGCCACTGGCCGATGTCCTGGAGCAGCTCGACGCACATGGCGTCGCCCTCGCGGGCCAGCTCGGTGATCAGCGGCCCGGTGATCTCGGAGATGTTCCCGCCGACCTTGGCGATGATGTTGTACGCGACCGGGGAGTCGGCGGCGGCCAGCTCGCGCGCCTCGCGCACCAGGGCGTTGCCGGAGCTGTACTGCTCCCAGCAGCCGCGGTTCCCGCAGGGGCAGCGGTGTCCGCCCGGGACGACCTGCATGTGGCCGAACTCGCCGGCGACCCCGTACCGGCCGCGCTTGACCTGGCCGCCTTCGAGGATGGCGCCGCCGATGCCGGTGCCGAGCGTGATCATGACGAGGTGGTCCTCACCGCGTCCGGCGCCGAAGCGCCATTCGGCCCAGGCGGCGGTGTTGGCGTCGTTGTCGACCATGACCGGGACCGCGAGCCGTGACTGGAGGGCGTCGCGCAGGGGCTCGTCGCGCCAGGCCAGGTGGGGTGCGAAGAGGACCCGGGAGCGGTCGGCGTCGACCCAGCCGGCCGCCCCGATGCCGACGGCGTGCACGTCGTGCCGGTCGGAGAGGTCCAGGACCAGCTCGACGATGGTGTCCTCGACGACCTTGGGGCTCTTGGACTTGTCCGGGGTCTCGGTGCGGATCTTCTCCAGGATGATCCCGTCGGCGTCGACGACGCCGGCCATCACCTTGGTGCCGCCGATGTCGATGCCGACGGTCGGGACGCGCGGGGCGGTCAGGTGCGACCGCCGCTCACGGGTGCCGATGGTGCGCAGGACGGTGCCTCGCGCCGACCCCCGGTGGGTGAGCGTGAAGTCCCGGTACGTGCTCATCGAGTCGTGTCGTCCCTCGTGGGTGCGGTGGTGCGGGAAGCCTGGTCGGCCGGGCCCGCCGGGCCGGTGCGGCCGGCTCCGCGGGCCGTGGCGTCCGTGACGCCCGATCCCGATTCTGCCACCCGCTCCAGTTCGTGGCTCAGTGCGTCGAGCTCGGAGCCGCCCGCCATCTGGCGGGTGAGCTCGTCCAGGGTGATCGAGTCGCGGGTGTGACTGCCTGCCATGGTGCCGCGCTTGAGCAGCACGAAGCGGTCCCCGACCAGGTACGCGTGGTGCGGGTTGTGGGTGATCAGGACCACACCGAGGCCGGCGTCGCGGGCCGCGGCGACGTACTTGAGGACCACGCCGGACTGCTTGACCCCGAGGGCCGCGGTCGGCTCGTCGAGTACGAGGACCTTCGCCCCGAAGTGGACGGCGCGGGCGATGGCCACGCACTGCCGCTCCCCGCCGGACAGGGTGCCGATGGGCTGGTCCACGTCGCGCAGGTCGATGCCCATGCGCAGCAGCTCGTCGCGGGTGGTCCGGCGCATGAGCTCCACGTCGAGGCGGCGCAGGGGGCCGCGGCCCTTCGTCGG includes these proteins:
- a CDS encoding CocE/NonD family hydrolase, with the translated sequence MERTTTAAAVAALLAATALGLAPHQAQAAPAPTTATTTAPQTAAADLRFHDIPGSGGITLKGNVFTPAGAQSGRKYPLIVLPTSWGMPQIEYIAQAKKLADSGYVVVSYTSRGFWLSGGQIEVAGPPDVADVSAVIDWALAHTPADADRIGLGGVSYGAGISLLASAHDPRVKAVVAMSGWADLIESIYSGRTQHRQAAGLLGAAGYLTGRPGPELQSILGDFLGSRLDREQQMIEWGRKRSAAEQVDRINANGTAIMLGNAWGDTVFPPNQYAKFYERLTGPKRLEFRPGDHATAEGTGLLGLPNDTWTNAHRWFDRYLKGERNGVDTEAPVQVKSRSEGGYEGYADWASVGSGGTEKLALSDSEHLFANVDSGANGGIVLLSSVFDQFFKAPPVASIPLLPRSFAAVWQSGRYDEARRIRGTVRLHTTVTPTKGDGTFVAYLYDVGPLGIGKLVSNAPYTFHGKTPGRAFGVDLELFSTAYDVPAGHRLALVVDTVDPLYIEHNPTGAQLAFSSPPGDPSYVAVPLREQ
- a CDS encoding amino acid ABC transporter ATP-binding protein gives rise to the protein MAVDPLIELRDVNKHFGPLHVLRDISLTVGRGEVVVVIGPSGSGKSTLCRAINRLEPVESGTILIDGEPLPAEGKDLARLRAEVGMVFQSFNLFAHKTVLANLSLAQVKVRGRSKREADRRSRELLDRVGLADQADKFPAQLSGGQQQRVAIARALAMDPKALLFDEPTSALDPEMINEVLEVMQQLAREGMTMVVVTHEMGFARSAANRVLFMADGRIVEDRTPEEFFTAPESDRAKDFLSKILKH
- a CDS encoding DUF6278 family protein translates to MNIPFLDNWLNRRETERGAGLAAALVDDPEGVAEMFSECEMLRVQARAAGLELDGSPASLEALDQLMPRWRRDPEVVPWLGNDAGFYLGTVIVRTIPGTAWQVWPNGQPVIRLVSGRELNVIESGVSWAMTGSPELSQAYAEASEG
- a CDS encoding exodeoxyribonuclease III, with translation MRIATYNVNSITARLPRLLAWLESSGTDVVCIQETKCSAEQFPHEQLRELGYEAAVNATGRWNGVALLSKVGLDDVVTGLPGGPDYEGVQEPRAISATCGGVRVWSVYVPNGREVEHDHYGYKLDWFRSLATAVAEDAAGPRPFAVLGDFNVAPTDEDVYDPAVFAGLTHVTPAERAALEALRAVGLSDVFPRALKYDRPYTFWDYRMLAFPKNKGMRIDLVYGNEPFTKAVTDAYVDREERKGKGASDHAPVVVDLDLDR
- a CDS encoding MBL fold metallo-hydrolase — its product is MKLTKRLHSCVQLEKDGHTLVIDPGAFSEPDAGLGADALLVTHEHPDHFDEGRLRAALDANPAAGLWTLRSVAERLAPAYPGRVHTVGHGDAFTAAGFEVQVHGELHAVIHPDIPRVTNVGYLVEGSLFHPGDALTVPGVPVETLMVPVHAPWNKVSEVIDYLREVGPRRALDIHDAYLADIARPIYDFALDKLGGTDHGRLAAGDSAEL
- a CDS encoding ROK family glucokinase, which translates into the protein MSTYRDFTLTHRGSARGTVLRTIGTRERRSHLTAPRVPTVGIDIGGTKVMAGVVDADGIILEKIRTETPDKSKSPKVVEDTIVELVLDLSDRHDVHAVGIGAAGWVDADRSRVLFAPHLAWRDEPLRDALQSRLAVPVMVDNDANTAAWAEWRFGAGRGEDHLVMITLGTGIGGAILEGGQVKRGRYGVAGEFGHMQVVPGGHRCPCGNRGCWEQYSSGNALVREARELAAADSPVAYNIIAKVGGNISEITGPLITELAREGDAMCVELLQDIGQWLGVGIANLAAALDPSCFVIGGGVSAADDLLIGPARDAFRRHLTGRGYRPEARIAKAQLGPEAGMVGAADLARLVARRFRRATRRRVERYERYAQLGQLGRRRETAASEDQDQS
- a CDS encoding ATP-binding cassette domain-containing protein, which translates into the protein MGPQAGGGEQVTTTGATAESGGTTALVKLTGVSKYYGNIRALQDVSLEVSAGEITCVLGDNGAGKSTLIKIIAGLHRHDAGTFEIEGEETVLANPRAALDHGIATVYQDLAVVPLMPVWRNFFLGSEPTKGRGPLRRLDVELMRRTTRDELLRMGIDLRDVDQPIGTLSGGERQCVAIARAVHFGAKVLVLDEPTAALGVKQSGVVLKYVAAARDAGLGVVLITHNPHHAYLVGDRFVLLKRGTMAGSHTRDSITLDELTRQMAGGSELDALSHELERVAESGSGVTDATARGAGRTGPAGPADQASRTTAPTRDDTTR